A window of Formosa sp. Hel1_31_208 contains these coding sequences:
- a CDS encoding alpha/beta hydrolase, giving the protein MNKIILVLICCLFSKLAISQVIYETIESSKLGDSREIKIQLPRNYNPDGDILYPLIVVLDGDYLFEPVIGNTDYHSYWGDMPKSIVVGINQASTREADLYYSETTFFPEEDSARFFEFIGMELIPHINNNYLTSDFRIAVGHDQSANFINYYLFKDKPLFRGYVAFSPDLSPEMASRLQEKLSSTDEDTFYYLATADNDVNSLRQDIMAFNGLLGAIDNPKLHYRFDDFTDADHYSLVGLGIPKAINEIFGLFKPINKKEYKEKMLTFEEGPFAYLVKKYQDIEFFYGFEKKIVENDIRAVAAAAKKLDDIESLKNLSKLVKKEYPNSMISAYYSGMYFEIEGNMKRALLQYQSGLLLEESEFITKDMILDKIYDIQDQN; this is encoded by the coding sequence ATGAATAAAATTATATTAGTTCTCATTTGTTGTCTTTTTTCAAAATTAGCGATATCTCAAGTTATTTATGAAACCATTGAGTCTTCCAAGCTTGGAGATTCTAGAGAAATTAAGATTCAGTTACCAAGAAATTATAATCCAGATGGTGACATCCTATATCCGTTGATTGTGGTATTAGATGGTGATTATTTGTTCGAACCCGTAATAGGAAATACAGATTATCATTCCTATTGGGGAGATATGCCAAAGTCTATAGTAGTAGGGATTAATCAAGCTTCAACGAGAGAGGCAGATTTATACTATAGTGAGACTACCTTTTTTCCTGAGGAAGATAGTGCCCGTTTTTTTGAATTTATTGGAATGGAACTTATTCCGCATATAAATAACAACTATTTAACGTCGGATTTTAGAATTGCGGTTGGTCATGATCAAAGCGCAAACTTTATAAATTATTACTTATTTAAAGACAAACCACTATTTAGAGGGTATGTTGCTTTCAGTCCAGACTTATCACCTGAAATGGCAAGTCGTTTGCAAGAAAAATTATCTTCGACTGATGAAGACACATTTTATTATTTGGCTACTGCAGATAATGATGTTAACTCTCTTAGGCAAGATATTATGGCATTTAATGGGTTGTTAGGTGCTATAGATAACCCTAAGTTGCACTATAGATTTGATGATTTTACAGATGCTGATCATTATTCGCTGGTAGGTTTAGGGATACCCAAAGCAATTAATGAGATATTCGGATTGTTCAAACCCATCAATAAAAAAGAATATAAAGAAAAAATGCTCACTTTCGAAGAAGGACCCTTTGCATATCTCGTAAAGAAATATCAAGATATTGAATTCTTTTATGGGTTCGAAAAAAAGATTGTAGAAAATGATATTAGAGCAGTTGCAGCAGCAGCAAAGAAACTAGATGATATTGAATCCTTAAAGAATCTGTCTAAGCTTGTTAAAAAAGAATACCCTAACTCTATGATTAGTGCTTATTATTCCGGAATGTACTTTGAAATTGAAGGCAATATGAAACGCGCTTTATTGCAATACCAATCTGGGTTGTTACTAGAAGAATCGGAGTTTATAACAAAAGATATGATTCTAGACAAAATATACGATATTCAAGATCAAAATTAA
- a CDS encoding lysylphosphatidylglycerol synthase transmembrane domain-containing protein: MNTKTTKLLKIILPLLLGVILVWYSLSKISIEELIGYFKNANYTYIGLGLVFGLLSHLSRAYRWKYMIEPLGYSLRLPNSIMAVFATYLVNYTIPRAGEITRATILTNYEGVPFEKGFGTIVAERIADMLVMLGIIGITLCLEFEFIYQFFVERFDPYKLIIGGILLLVVLSLGFLFIKKSHSKIAVKLRSFVNGLIEGLLIIFKMKHKWAYIFHTLFIWFMYVMMFYVTSLAVPETSNLPIAAILIGFISASFSIAATNGGIGSYPLAVYAAFSIFAIAKEPSIAFGWIMWSSQTLMIIVLGGLSLIYLPIYNRIK, encoded by the coding sequence TTGAATACAAAAACAACTAAACTCCTAAAAATAATTCTTCCTTTATTGTTGGGAGTTATTTTAGTCTGGTATTCATTATCGAAAATTTCTATTGAAGAGCTCATAGGTTATTTTAAGAACGCTAATTATACTTACATAGGTCTCGGACTTGTATTCGGGCTACTCAGTCATTTATCACGCGCTTATCGTTGGAAATATATGATAGAACCGTTGGGGTATTCACTCAGGTTACCGAATAGTATAATGGCCGTGTTTGCTACTTATTTAGTTAATTACACAATCCCAAGAGCAGGTGAAATTACAAGAGCTACAATTCTTACAAATTATGAGGGTGTGCCTTTTGAAAAGGGATTTGGTACTATTGTAGCCGAACGCATTGCAGACATGCTCGTGATGCTAGGAATCATTGGCATCACATTATGTTTAGAATTTGAATTCATCTATCAGTTTTTTGTTGAACGTTTTGACCCTTATAAATTGATAATAGGAGGGATCTTACTTTTAGTCGTTTTGAGTTTAGGGTTTCTGTTTATCAAAAAGAGTCATTCCAAAATAGCAGTCAAATTGCGCTCTTTTGTTAATGGCTTGATAGAAGGTCTTCTCATTATTTTTAAAATGAAGCATAAATGGGCCTACATTTTTCATACCCTCTTTATATGGTTTATGTATGTTATGATGTTTTATGTAACATCCTTGGCAGTTCCTGAAACTTCAAACCTCCCAATTGCGGCAATTTTGATCGGATTTATTTCAGCAAGTTTTAGTATTGCAGCTACCAATGGAGGAATAGGCTCATATCCTCTGGCAGTATATGCTGCTTTTTCAATTTTCGCAATAGCAAAAGAACCGAGTATCGCTTTTGGCTGGATCATGTGGTCATCACAAACTCTTATGATTATTGTACTGGGAGGATTATCCTTAATTTATTTACCTATTTACAATAGAATTAAATAA